One genomic window of Methyloterricola oryzae includes the following:
- the trpB gene encoding tryptophan synthase subunit beta, producing the protein MQTDNSQGPYNLPDARGHFGPYGGVFVAETLMLPIHELTEAYYRYMKDPDFVAELDYDLKHYVGRPSPVYHAERLSREMGGAQIFLKREDLNHTGAHKVNNTVGQALLAKRMGKRRIIAETGAGQHGVATATVAARLGLECVVYMGAVDVARQAPNVLRMKLLGATVVPVESGSKTLKDALNEAMRDWVTNVDDTFYIIGTVAGPHPYPAMVRDFQAIIGRESKEQMQAMTGRLPDALIACVGGGSNAIGLFYPYIDDREVAMYGVEAAGDGIETGRHSAPLSAGRPGVLHGNRTYLMEDEDGEIIETHSISAGLDYPGVGPEHAWLKDSGRAQYVSITDSEAMEGFHALTRLEGIIPALESSHAIAYAMKLAPTLKPDQQVLVNLSGRGDKDINTIAAREGISL; encoded by the coding sequence ATGCAGACCGATAACTCCCAGGGGCCCTACAACCTGCCCGACGCCCGCGGCCACTTCGGCCCTTACGGCGGCGTGTTCGTGGCGGAAACGCTGATGCTGCCCATCCACGAGCTGACCGAGGCCTACTACCGCTACATGAAGGATCCGGACTTCGTGGCGGAGCTGGATTATGACCTGAAGCATTATGTCGGCCGACCGAGCCCGGTCTATCATGCCGAGCGCTTGAGCCGCGAGATGGGCGGCGCGCAGATATTCCTCAAGCGCGAAGACCTGAATCACACCGGAGCCCACAAGGTGAACAACACCGTCGGCCAGGCGCTTCTGGCCAAGCGCATGGGCAAGCGCCGCATCATCGCCGAGACCGGCGCCGGCCAGCACGGCGTGGCCACCGCCACGGTGGCGGCGCGCCTGGGGCTGGAATGCGTGGTGTACATGGGGGCGGTGGACGTGGCCCGGCAGGCGCCCAACGTGCTGCGCATGAAGCTGCTGGGAGCCACCGTGGTGCCGGTGGAGTCCGGCTCCAAGACCTTGAAGGACGCCTTGAACGAGGCCATGCGCGACTGGGTCACCAATGTGGACGACACCTTCTACATCATCGGCACGGTGGCTGGCCCGCACCCCTATCCGGCTATGGTGCGCGATTTCCAGGCCATCATCGGGCGTGAATCCAAGGAGCAGATGCAGGCCATGACCGGCCGCCTGCCCGATGCCCTGATCGCTTGCGTGGGTGGCGGTTCCAACGCCATCGGCTTGTTCTACCCCTATATCGATGACCGCGAAGTGGCCATGTACGGCGTGGAAGCCGCCGGCGACGGCATCGAGACCGGCCGCCACTCGGCGCCCCTGAGCGCCGGCCGCCCCGGCGTGCTGCACGGCAACCGCACCTATCTGATGGAGGATGAGGACGGCGAGATCATCGAGACCCACTCCATTTCCGCGGGCCTGGATTACCCCGGCGTGGGTCCGGAACATGCCTGGCTGAAGGATTCCGGCCGCGCTCAGTACGTGAGCATCACCGACAGCGAGGCGATGGAAGGTTTCCATGCCCTGACCCGGCTGGAGGGCATCATCCCGGCGCTGGAGTCCAGCCACGCCATCGCCTACGCCATGAAACTGGCGCCGACCCTGAAGCCGGACCAGCAGGTCCTGGTGAACCTCTCGGGCCGCGGCGACAAAGACATCAACACCATTGCCGCGCGCGAAGGAATTTCTCTGTGA
- the trpA gene encoding tryptophan synthase subunit alpha: MSRLSATLQALKDQGRKGLIPFITAGDPVPEFTVGAMHALVEAGADIIELGVPFSDPMADGPVIQKASERALEHKVSLRKVLAMVKEFRQKDSATPVVLMGYLNPVECMGYRAFVEGACAAGVDGVLTVDMPPEESSELLALMAEAGLDPIFLLAPNSTPERIRQMGELGRGYLYYVSLKGVTGASHLDLGDVERKLTEIRSLTDLPVGVGFGVKNPETAAAISRLGDAVVVGSALVGRIEAAGADTALALREMTDLVRGMRAAMDA; encoded by the coding sequence GTGAGCCGATTGTCCGCTACCCTGCAAGCCCTGAAAGACCAAGGACGCAAGGGCCTGATTCCCTTTATCACGGCGGGCGACCCGGTGCCGGAGTTCACCGTGGGCGCCATGCATGCCCTGGTGGAGGCGGGCGCCGACATCATCGAACTGGGAGTGCCGTTTTCCGATCCCATGGCCGATGGCCCCGTGATCCAGAAAGCAAGCGAGCGTGCCTTGGAACATAAGGTCAGCCTGCGCAAGGTACTGGCCATGGTGAAGGAGTTCCGCCAGAAGGACAGCGCGACGCCAGTGGTCCTCATGGGGTACCTCAATCCGGTGGAGTGCATGGGCTATCGCGCCTTCGTCGAAGGCGCCTGCGCGGCGGGCGTGGACGGCGTCCTGACCGTGGACATGCCGCCCGAGGAATCGTCGGAGCTTCTGGCCCTGATGGCCGAGGCGGGCCTGGACCCCATTTTCCTGCTGGCGCCCAACAGCACCCCGGAGCGTATCCGCCAGATGGGCGAACTGGGACGGGGTTACCTGTATTATGTCTCCCTGAAGGGCGTGACCGGCGCTTCTCACCTCGACCTGGGCGACGTGGAGCGCAAGCTCACGGAAATCCGCTCCCTCACCGATCTCCCGGTGGGCGTCGGCTTCGGGGTTAAGAATCCGGAGACCGCCGCCGCCATTTCGCGACTGGGTGACGCGGTGGTGGTGGGTAGTGCCCTGGTGGGCAGGATCGAGGCGGCGGGCGCCGATACCGCCCTGGCCCTGCGCGAGATGACAGACCTGGTTCGCGGCATGCGCGCCGCGATGGACGCCTGA
- a CDS encoding phosphoribosylanthranilate isomerase, with the protein MRTRVKICGFTRATDALAAVQLGADAIGLVFYAPSPRAVSIEQAQDVVAALLPFVTVVGLFVDEAPQTVRSVLQAVRIDCLQFHGDEAPDYCAGFGKPYIKAVRMGAATDLCDVAGRYASADALLLDVDDPAAKGGTGHGFDWNRITPGCPLPLILAGGLHPGNARAALAQVRPYALDVSSGVEAAKGVKDPDKMAAFLKEVYQFDHADR; encoded by the coding sequence ATGCGAACTCGCGTTAAAATTTGCGGCTTTACGAGGGCTACTGACGCGCTGGCGGCCGTTCAACTGGGCGCCGACGCGATCGGCCTGGTTTTCTATGCGCCCAGTCCGAGGGCCGTCAGCATCGAGCAGGCGCAGGACGTGGTGGCCGCATTGCTGCCATTCGTGACCGTCGTCGGCTTGTTCGTGGACGAAGCGCCGCAGACCGTGAGGTCGGTGCTCCAGGCAGTGCGCATCGACTGCCTGCAGTTTCACGGCGATGAAGCCCCGGACTATTGCGCTGGCTTCGGAAAGCCCTATATCAAGGCGGTGCGCATGGGCGCGGCGACGGACCTGTGCGACGTGGCGGGCCGCTATGCGAGTGCCGACGCCCTGCTGTTGGATGTGGACGACCCCGCGGCGAAGGGCGGCACCGGTCATGGTTTCGACTGGAACAGGATTACGCCCGGGTGCCCTTTGCCGCTGATCCTGGCGGGGGGGTTGCATCCCGGCAATGCCCGGGCCGCGCTGGCGCAGGTGCGTCCCTACGCGCTGGATGTGAGCAGCGGCGTGGAAGCGGCGAAGGGTGTCAAGGACCCGGACAAGATGGCAGCGTTTCTGAAAGAGGTATACCAATTTGACCATGCAGACCGATAA
- the accD gene encoding acetyl-CoA carboxylase, carboxyltransferase subunit beta, whose product MSSWFNKLVTSKIRTEASSKSAVPEGLWCKCTACNAILYKVELERNLDVCPKCGHHMRIHGRKRLLSFLDQGTFEEVGAGLSPIDPLKFKDSKKYKDRLTQAQKSTGEKDAMVVGRGSLKGRPLVAAAFNFEFMGGSMGSVVGERFVRGADICLDERLPFVCFSASGGARMQESLMSLFQMAKTSAVLAAMADEGLPFISVMTDPTMGGVSASLAMLGDVNIAEPGALIGFAGPRVIEQTVREKLPEGFQRSEFLLEHGAVDMIVDRREMRDRVASLLDIFMHGDGLRRQALNGAAEKNTKANGKA is encoded by the coding sequence GTGAGCAGCTGGTTCAACAAACTGGTCACATCCAAGATACGCACCGAGGCCTCATCCAAGAGCGCGGTGCCCGAAGGCCTTTGGTGCAAATGCACGGCCTGCAACGCCATCCTCTACAAGGTGGAGTTGGAGCGCAATCTGGATGTCTGCCCCAAGTGCGGCCATCACATGCGCATTCACGGGCGCAAGCGCCTGCTCTCGTTTCTGGACCAAGGGACCTTCGAGGAAGTGGGCGCTGGGCTCAGCCCCATCGACCCGCTGAAGTTCAAGGACAGTAAGAAGTACAAGGACCGCCTGACCCAGGCACAGAAGTCCACGGGCGAGAAGGATGCCATGGTAGTCGGACGCGGCAGCCTGAAGGGGCGCCCGCTGGTGGCCGCGGCCTTCAACTTCGAGTTCATGGGCGGCTCCATGGGCTCGGTGGTGGGCGAGCGCTTCGTGCGTGGCGCCGACATTTGCCTGGACGAGCGCCTGCCTTTTGTCTGCTTCTCGGCCAGCGGCGGCGCCCGCATGCAGGAATCCCTCATGTCCCTGTTTCAGATGGCCAAGACCAGCGCGGTGCTGGCGGCCATGGCGGACGAGGGACTGCCCTTCATATCGGTCATGACAGATCCCACCATGGGCGGGGTTTCTGCCAGCCTGGCCATGCTGGGCGATGTGAATATCGCCGAGCCGGGCGCCCTGATCGGTTTCGCCGGTCCCCGCGTGATCGAGCAGACGGTCCGCGAAAAACTGCCCGAGGGTTTTCAGCGCAGCGAGTTCCTGCTGGAGCACGGCGCCGTCGACATGATCGTCGACCGCCGCGAGATGCGCGACAGGGTTGCGAGCCTGCTGGACATCTTCATGCACGGTGACGGTCTGCGGCGTCAGGCCCTGAACGGCGCCGCCGAGAAAAACACGAAAGCGAACGGCAAAGCCTGA